A section of the Chloroflexota bacterium genome encodes:
- a CDS encoding class I SAM-dependent methyltransferase, producing MDSVSGDQIPPRFLDYEGSDYRTSFWEHGRREYEDLVERVALRKLLPPSSKRILDIGAGFGRLTDLYKHYDRVYLLDYSRSLLEEARSRLGTGRFTYVIASLYEMPFAENAFDTVVMVRVLHHQSDVPAALRSIETVVGPGGTFVLEYANKRHLKAILRYLLRHGPSPFSREPLEFAPLHFDFHPAYVEAEMDKAGFSIQRRLAVSTFRVGALKRFVPARVLAALDGLLQGPTAGLQLSPSIFLQAKAQKSGSGLACDPIFRCPLCRSIHLHLKENYLECGGCNRRWAAQDSLFDFKTPLD from the coding sequence TTGGACAGTGTATCTGGCGATCAAATCCCACCCCGTTTCTTAGATTATGAGGGCAGTGACTACCGCACTTCGTTCTGGGAGCATGGTAGGCGCGAATATGAAGACCTGGTCGAGCGCGTGGCTCTGCGCAAACTACTCCCACCCTCGAGTAAACGCATTTTGGATATCGGCGCGGGGTTCGGCCGCCTAACGGATCTATACAAACATTACGATCGAGTATACCTCCTAGACTACTCTCGCTCGTTGCTCGAAGAGGCACGCTCGCGTTTAGGCACAGGCCGCTTCACATATGTGATTGCCAGTTTGTATGAAATGCCTTTCGCGGAAAACGCCTTTGATACCGTTGTGATGGTGCGGGTTCTCCACCATCAGTCTGATGTGCCAGCCGCCTTACGCAGCATCGAGACGGTCGTCGGGCCTGGGGGCACATTTGTGCTCGAGTACGCTAACAAACGCCATCTCAAAGCAATACTTCGCTATCTTCTGCGGCACGGTCCCAGTCCTTTCTCCCGCGAGCCCCTCGAATTTGCTCCCCTGCACTTCGACTTTCATCCGGCCTACGTGGAGGCAGAAATGGACAAGGCAGGGTTTTCGATTCAACGTCGTCTCGCTGTGTCCACCTTTCGTGTCGGGGCGCTCAAACGTTTCGTTCCGGCGCGTGTGTTGGCCGCATTGGATGGTTTGCTGCAGGGCCCGACTGCCGGGTTACAACTCTCCCCCAGTATCTTTCTGCAAGCAAAGGCCCAAAAGTCTGGCTCCGGTCTGGCCTGCGACCCTATCTTTCGTTGCCCATTGTGCCGAAGTATACATCTACACCTCAAAGAGAACTACCTGGAGTGTGGTGGATGTAACCGCCGCTGGGCTGCACAAGACAGCCTTTTTGATTTCAAAACCCCATTGGACTAA
- a CDS encoding histidine phosphatase family protein, with the protein MTRIILVRHGQTEWNREERFRGQEDIPLNETGRQQARRVAYRLKNDPITAIYASPLRRSIQTAEIIAASRDLDVQIDDAFLDIHYGTWAGLSPAEVAARDAEMYRLWLTAPHLAHPPKGECLEDVRARVLRGIERIVLRYPRATVVVVGHQVVNKVLLCAVLGLDGSAFWRIRQDNACINIFIVENSTYEVVCLNDTCHLQEKL; encoded by the coding sequence ATGACCCGTATTATCTTAGTCCGTCACGGCCAAACTGAGTGGAACCGCGAAGAGCGTTTCCGCGGCCAAGAAGACATACCTCTTAACGAAACAGGACGTCAACAGGCTCGCCGCGTGGCCTACCGATTGAAGAACGATCCCATAACTGCCATATATGCCAGCCCGCTGCGCCGTTCTATCCAGACGGCAGAGATTATCGCTGCCAGTCGGGATCTCGATGTGCAAATAGACGATGCTTTTCTAGATATCCATTACGGGACCTGGGCAGGTCTCTCACCAGCAGAAGTAGCCGCGCGTGATGCAGAGATGTATCGTTTGTGGCTCACAGCACCCCATTTGGCCCATCCACCAAAGGGGGAATGCCTGGAAGACGTGAGAGCGCGCGTCCTTCGAGGCATCGAGCGCATCGTGCTCCGCTACCCTCGGGCCACCGTTGTGGTAGTTGGACACCAGGTAGTAAACAAGGTGCTCCTCTGCGCTGTTCTTGGCCTAGACGGCAGCGCTTTCTGGCGCATCCGTCAAGACAATGCCTGTATTAATATCTTTATCGTTGAAAATAGCACTTACGAAGTGGTTTGCCTCAACGATACGTGTCATCTCCAGGAAAAATTGTAG
- a CDS encoding 30S ribosomal protein S20, with the protein MANTRSALKKMRSSRRKAERNRRVRSTARTYIKKARLLMDQGNLEEARVAVNQAVRALDKAAEKGIIHRNNAARRKSRLMQRLNKALAAASSVG; encoded by the coding sequence TTGGCAAACACAAGATCGGCTCTGAAGAAGATGCGTAGTTCCCGGCGTAAGGCGGAGCGCAACCGACGTGTGCGTTCCACTGCCCGTACTTATATCAAGAAAGCCCGTTTACTGATGGATCAAGGCAACCTTGAGGAGGCCCGCGTTGCTGTGAACCAAGCCGTCCGGGCATTGGACAAAGCGGCGGAGAAGGGCATCATTCATCGCAACAACGCTGCTCGACGCAAATCACGCTTGATGCAGCGCCTGAACAAGGCGCTTGCAGCAGCTTCATCGGTCGGATAG
- the rpmH gene encoding 50S ribosomal protein L34, giving the protein MPKRTWQPRKLRRQRVHGFRSRMRTRSGRNVLKARRLKGRKRVAL; this is encoded by the coding sequence ATGCCAAAAAGAACCTGGCAACCTCGCAAGTTGCGTCGCCAGCGTGTGCATGGTTTTCGGTCTCGCATGCGTACCCGCAGTGGACGCAATGTCCTGAAGGCCCGTCGACTCAAGGGCCGCAAAAGAGTCGCTCTTTGA
- the rnpA gene encoding ribonuclease P protein component, which yields MEKRYRLLRNSDFQRVRSKGRLWFHDLVVLYVYPNGLQHSRFGFSVSKRIGKAVLRNRLKRCMREAIRHAMRHIPGGWDMVFVARGPIRDADFQQIELAIHALLRRSELWVEPIGGEKNK from the coding sequence TTGGAAAAACGATACCGCCTGTTACGGAACAGTGACTTCCAGCGTGTGCGAAGCAAAGGACGTCTTTGGTTCCATGATTTGGTCGTCCTTTATGTTTATCCTAACGGTTTGCAGCACAGTCGGTTTGGTTTCTCCGTCAGTAAGCGCATCGGGAAAGCAGTTCTGCGCAATAGGCTCAAACGCTGCATGCGTGAGGCAATCCGCCACGCTATGAGGCACATCCCAGGCGGTTGGGACATGGTATTCGTCGCCCGAGGACCGATAAGGGACGCTGATTTCCAGCAGATCGAACTGGCCATACACGCTCTCTTGCGACGCTCAGAACTCTGGGTCGAGCCTATAGGTGGTGAAAAAAACAAATAA
- the yidD gene encoding membrane protein insertion efficiency factor YidD, with amino-acid sequence MARVVLSLIRLYQRAVSPVLPTVCRFEPSCSQYGYEAIERYGLLKGGWMAIKRLARCHPLHPGGYDPVP; translated from the coding sequence ATGGCACGCGTGGTCCTTAGTTTAATTAGGCTCTATCAAAGGGCCGTATCACCAGTATTACCAACCGTTTGCCGCTTTGAGCCATCGTGCTCGCAGTACGGCTACGAGGCCATTGAGAGATATGGCCTGCTAAAGGGCGGCTGGATGGCTATTAAGCGCTTAGCGCGCTGTCACCCGTTACATCCGGGTGGATACGACCCAGTGCCCTAA
- a CDS encoding PQQ-binding-like beta-propeller repeat protein codes for MTKGTRTAFSIIVFGLLIVLLISCSGPVVVPGWSGVTFSGSVVYFAAPKGKIYAVDSTSGAQRWVYPASGDKSLGSLYGPPAVNNSTVYVGSSDHKLYAIDAATGMERWSYSTGGPIYGGVAVTDNAAYVGSNDKKVYAVNAGDGTMLWTFETQGGVWATPVVTNERVYVGSLDHHLYCLDAQNGREIWRFQAGGAIPGPATLVEGILYFGALDSKVYALDAVTGVERWHFSAGHWVWGPPLVLGDTVYVSAMDNRVYAVNALTGEKRWDIGIEGYLRASPVTGSDVLFVVTEQGTVYALDPSSGQQRWSVATGAQVMSAPVCAEGALYISSMKDMLFCLSVADGTQRWVFKP; via the coding sequence TTGACAAAAGGCACAAGAACCGCTTTTTCCATAATAGTGTTTGGGCTCTTGATTGTATTGCTCATCAGTTGTAGTGGGCCGGTAGTCGTCCCTGGTTGGTCAGGTGTTACTTTCTCCGGTTCGGTAGTGTATTTCGCTGCTCCTAAAGGAAAAATCTACGCTGTAGATAGCACCTCTGGTGCCCAGCGCTGGGTCTATCCCGCGTCGGGGGATAAGAGCCTCGGCTCGCTCTACGGGCCACCCGCAGTGAACAATTCTACCGTCTATGTCGGTTCCTCCGATCACAAGTTGTACGCCATTGATGCTGCTACAGGTATGGAGCGATGGTCTTATAGCACCGGAGGACCTATTTACGGCGGGGTAGCAGTGACAGACAACGCCGCCTACGTAGGCTCCAACGATAAAAAGGTGTATGCGGTGAATGCCGGGGATGGCACAATGCTATGGACGTTTGAGACGCAGGGCGGAGTGTGGGCCACCCCTGTGGTAACGAACGAGCGAGTCTATGTGGGCTCACTGGACCACCACTTATATTGTTTGGACGCACAGAATGGTCGGGAAATCTGGCGTTTCCAAGCCGGCGGCGCAATTCCTGGCCCCGCAACGTTAGTAGAAGGTATCCTCTACTTCGGCGCACTGGACTCCAAAGTATATGCATTGGATGCCGTTACCGGCGTTGAACGCTGGCACTTCAGCGCGGGCCACTGGGTCTGGGGGCCGCCGCTCGTGCTAGGCGATACGGTTTATGTGTCTGCCATGGACAACAGAGTTTACGCAGTAAATGCTCTCACAGGCGAGAAACGATGGGATATTGGCATCGAGGGTTATTTGCGAGCCAGTCCCGTCACTGGGAGTGACGTTCTCTTCGTCGTAACAGAGCAGGGAACAGTCTATGCTCTTGACCCCTCCTCTGGGCAGCAACGGTGGAGCGTTGCCACTGGGGCCCAGGTGATGAGTGCGCCTGTGTGTGCTGAAGGCGCTTTGTATATCTCTTCGATGAAGGACATGCTTTTCTGCCTGAGTGTAGCAGATGGCACTCAACGCTGGGTCTTTAAGCCCTAA
- a CDS encoding membrane protein insertase YidC, giving the protein MTELWNLVIFNPMLNGLLFLYNLLGHNFAISIVVFTILVRVLMLPLTLSQQRSAQASQELQPKLQELQKKYKNDREKLNEETMKLYREHGVNPLGCVLPMLIQLPIWIGLYQSIIHALSENPTQLVNLGKHIYSTFPILSSLVPLNSRFLWLDLARPDPFLILPILVMVTMWIQQKMATPPTPDPQQAAMNQSMQFMMPLMFGFITYQLASGLGLYFVISNIVSIVQQYFVSGWGGLLPTPVAESAPGRKEKRGRKK; this is encoded by the coding sequence TTGACTGAACTCTGGAATCTTGTCATTTTCAATCCAATGCTCAATGGCCTGCTCTTCCTGTACAACCTGTTGGGGCATAATTTCGCCATCAGCATCGTGGTCTTCACCATACTGGTGCGTGTTTTGATGTTACCCCTCACTTTGAGTCAGCAGCGTTCCGCACAGGCTAGCCAAGAGCTCCAGCCCAAGCTCCAAGAACTGCAAAAAAAATACAAGAACGATCGGGAAAAACTCAACGAAGAGACGATGAAATTGTATCGCGAGCATGGGGTCAATCCGTTAGGCTGTGTTTTGCCTATGCTCATTCAACTTCCCATCTGGATAGGGCTCTACCAATCGATTATCCATGCTCTATCTGAGAATCCGACTCAACTTGTGAACCTTGGCAAACACATCTACTCAACTTTCCCGATTCTCTCATCATTAGTGCCGCTGAACAGCCGTTTTCTCTGGCTCGATCTGGCGCGACCCGACCCATTTCTGATTCTCCCCATCCTGGTCATGGTTACGATGTGGATCCAGCAGAAGATGGCAACACCGCCCACGCCAGATCCTCAACAAGCAGCCATGAATCAGTCTATGCAGTTCATGATGCCGCTGATGTTCGGGTTCATCACTTACCAATTAGCTTCAGGGTTGGGGCTTTATTTTGTGATTTCCAACATCGTCAGCATTGTACAACAGTATTTCGTATCCGGCTGGGGCGGACTTCTACCCACACCGGTTGCGGAGTCTGCACCGGGCAGAAAGGAAAAGCGTGGTCGAAAGAAGTAG
- a CDS encoding protein jag — protein METGGRTVEEAIQAALKELGATQDEVVIEVLREGSRGVLGIGAETALVRVTRRASLNVLPAGGEKPGQTVPASDEEIAAMGQEVLSRLLDAIGVRARIETTLGEVTPAAGGSRTIIFNVTGENLGILIGRRGETLRDLQFITRLILSRRAQRWPDIVVDVEHYKARREQALTELAKRMAARVQTSRQPLALEPMPPHERRIIHLALRDHPSVTTESTGEGEKRKVVILPKR, from the coding sequence GTGGAGACGGGCGGCAGAACAGTTGAGGAAGCGATTCAGGCTGCTCTGAAAGAGCTGGGCGCTACACAAGACGAAGTGGTCATCGAGGTTCTTCGAGAGGGCAGCCGGGGCGTCCTCGGCATTGGGGCAGAGACTGCGTTAGTGCGCGTGACTCGCCGTGCCTCACTTAACGTGCTCCCTGCCGGTGGAGAGAAACCTGGGCAGACGGTCCCAGCGAGCGACGAGGAAATCGCGGCAATGGGTCAGGAGGTACTCAGCCGATTGTTGGACGCCATAGGCGTCCGCGCTCGCATCGAAACCACGTTGGGTGAGGTCACTCCTGCAGCCGGCGGCAGCCGCACTATAATCTTCAACGTCACCGGTGAGAATCTTGGCATTCTCATCGGGCGGCGAGGAGAAACGCTCCGTGACCTGCAATTTATCACCCGGCTCATTCTCAGCCGGCGGGCCCAACGCTGGCCAGACATTGTTGTGGACGTGGAACATTACAAAGCGCGCCGAGAACAGGCACTAACAGAGCTGGCAAAGCGCATGGCAGCCCGGGTGCAGACGAGTCGACAGCCACTGGCTTTGGAGCCCATGCCTCCCCACGAGCGTCGCATCATTCACCTGGCCCTACGCGATCACCCCAGTGTGACAACAGAAAGCACTGGAGAGGGTGAGAAGCGAAAAGTAGTCATATTACCTAAGCGATGA
- a CDS encoding ribokinase codes for MASLDFLVVGHVTIDLLPDGSTTVGGTATYAALTAKGLGCKTGLITSAGPEFDFERVVPGVQVHCIPAARTTTFENIYDAKGARKQWIRGVAHPIRINDLSPDWATPSVVLFGPLVDEIDLDVIGQFPHSLTGVTPQGWMRAWDENGYVYTRPWVGAERVLSQVDVLMFSEEDVAYDEAQIQSYTKLARLAVVTRGANGATVYRGKWISHYPAYQATVVDPTGAGDVFAAAFLIRLHETGDVSEAARFANCAASFAIEGWGTSNIPTRAQVEERLRKGALRT; via the coding sequence ATGGCCAGTCTTGATTTCTTGGTCGTTGGACATGTAACAATCGATCTTCTACCTGATGGCAGTACGACCGTTGGTGGGACGGCTACTTACGCTGCTCTCACTGCGAAAGGCTTGGGTTGCAAGACTGGTCTCATTACTAGTGCAGGGCCAGAGTTTGACTTTGAGCGAGTGGTCCCGGGTGTACAAGTGCACTGTATCCCCGCGGCTCGTACAACGACATTTGAGAATATCTACGATGCCAAGGGGGCACGGAAACAATGGATTCGCGGCGTGGCCCATCCGATCAGGATCAATGATCTATCCCCGGATTGGGCAACACCCTCAGTCGTTCTTTTTGGACCACTAGTAGATGAAATCGATCTCGATGTTATCGGGCAATTCCCTCACTCACTGACCGGGGTTACGCCACAAGGCTGGATGCGGGCCTGGGACGAGAATGGGTATGTGTACACGAGACCATGGGTTGGTGCAGAGAGGGTATTATCACAAGTGGATGTTCTTATGTTTAGTGAAGAGGATGTAGCCTACGACGAGGCACAGATACAGTCCTACACTAAACTGGCACGGTTGGCAGTAGTAACCCGTGGCGCCAATGGGGCCACGGTCTATCGTGGCAAGTGGATCTCACACTATCCCGCATATCAGGCTACGGTAGTCGACCCGACGGGCGCAGGCGATGTGTTTGCAGCGGCATTCCTGATTCGCCTGCACGAGACAGGAGATGTATCAGAGGCTGCTCGCTTTGCCAACTGCGCCGCTTCTTTCGCCATAGAAGGTTGGGGGACAAGCAATATTCCAACACGGGCGCAAGTGGAAGAGCGACTGAGGAAGGGGGCATTGCGAACCTGA